A genome region from Rutidosis leptorrhynchoides isolate AG116_Rl617_1_P2 unplaced genomic scaffold, CSIRO_AGI_Rlap_v1 contig288, whole genome shotgun sequence includes the following:
- the LOC139882581 gene encoding uncharacterized membrane protein At4g09580-like, with the protein MLYLNFTDHIYQLNHVPDVEQTTTACNQSLNCVRFSLYNDSIRSEFFFFKVLKLGIEKENSGQDLVKTSNRIAQTRRRSAVVVVEVMRNLMGARDEENAKEDDSPTAKRNKSDRFPVSRWEFAAFLGVFLIFATGLFCIYLTMPPSQYGQLKLPHTISDLRLLKENLASYANDYPAQFILGYCSTYIFMQTFMIPGTIFMSLLAGALFGVVRGLMLVVFNATAGASSCFLLSKMIGKPLVTWLWPDKLRFFQAEIAKRREKLLNYMLFLRVTPTLPNLFINLASPIVDIPFHVFFSATLIGLIPASYITVRAGLALGDLKSVKDLYDFKTLAVLFLIGSVIIFPTILKRKRIYE; encoded by the exons ATGTTGTATTTAAATTTCACTGATCACATA TATCAACTTAACCATGTTCCAGACGTTGAACAGACGACTACAGCATGCAACCAATCTCTTAATTGTGTTCGTTTT aGTCTTTATAATGATTCGATTcggtctgaattttttttttttaaagttttgaAGTTG GGCATTGAGAAAGAAAATTCCGGCCAAGATCTTGTGAAAACGAGCAATCGGATCGCCCAAACGAGGAGGAGaagtgctgttgttgttgttgaggtaaTGAGAAATCTGATGGGTGCGAGGGACGAAGAAAACGCTAAGGAAGACGATTCACCCACGGCCAAGCGGAATAAATCCGACCGATTTCCTGTCAGCAGATGGGAATTCGCGGCGTTTCTCGGCGTCTTCCTCATATTCGCTACAGGTCTCTTCTGCATTTATCTTACTATGCCTCCGTCTCAGTACGGCCAGCTCAAGCTGCCGCACACCATCTCAGATCTTCGATTGCTCAA AGAAAATCTTGCGTCTTATGCGAACGATTACCCAGCTCAATTCATTCTGGGCTACTGCTCTACTTACATATTTATGCAGACATTCATGATTCCTGGAACAATCTTCATGTCTTTGTTAGCTGGAGCTCTTTTTGGCGTAGTCAGAGGCCTTATGCTAGTCGTATTTAATGCTACTGCTGGAGCGTCTTCCTGCTTCCTTCTGTCTAAAATGATTGGGAAGCCATTGGTTACTTGGTTATGGCCTGACAAGTTAAGATTTTTCCAGGCAGAG ATAGCAAAGCGCCGGGAAAAACTGTTAAACTACATGCTGTTTTTGAGGGTTACCCCCACATTACCTAACCTCTTTATCAATTTGGCTTCTCCAATTGTTGACATTCCGTTTCATGTTTTCTTTTCCGCAACCTTGATTGGTCTTATTCCTGCCTCCTATATCACTGTCAGA GCTGGCCTTGCACTTGGTGATCTCAAATCAGTCAAGGATCTTTATGATTTCAAAACTCTGGCCGTTCTTTTCCTAATTGGTTCAGTTATCATATTTCCCACTATTTTAAAGAGGAAGCGGATTTACGAATGA
- the LOC139882582 gene encoding NAC domain-containing protein 30-like produces MDQLESCVPPGFRFHPTEEELVGYYLKRKINSLKIDLDVIIDIDVLKMEPWDIQARCKLSSEEQSEWYFFSHKDKKYPTGTRTNRATITGFWKATGRDKAVLSKNRIIGMRKTLVFYKGRAPNGRKTDWIMHEYRHQTSEHAPPHEEGWVVCRAFKKPSPSHRQGYEAWNHAYYIRDMNNNIIRPPNSFSNANYNNINTHNLVQYSNQGTSFSQASSSELAGDNNILLMNEPPQLLDSPASLSTRADFQHNANEEYCEDRDQTSNNLYNNNNIDWKNLDNLLNDTTTFAFTNSNNFPSIPHHQSYEHEEVNEGQSSKFLDYFVDHHL; encoded by the exons ATGGATCAGCTAGAGTCGTGCGTTCCACCGGGGTTTAGGTTTCACCCAACAGAGGAAGAACTAGTGGGTTACTACCTAAAGCGAAAGATCAACTCTTTGAAAATTGATTTGGATGTTATTATTGACATTGACGTCCTCAAAATGGAGCCTTGGGACATCCAAG CACGGTGCAAACTAAGTAGCGAAGAACAGTCGGAGTGGTATTTCTTCAGTCATAAAGATAAGAAATATCCAACAGGAACGAGGACTAACAGAGCCACGATTACTGGATTTTGGAAGGCGACGGGGAGGGACAAGGCCGTCCTTTCAAAGAACAGAATCATAGGGATGAGGAAGACGCTTGTCTTCTACAAGGGACGTGCACCTAATGGAAGAAAAACTGATTGGATCATGCACGAATATCGTCACCAAACTTCTGAGCATGCTCCTCCTCAT GAGGAAGGATGGGTAGTATGCCGTGCATTCAAGAAGCCAAGTCCAAGTCACCGGCAAGGCTACGAGGCTTGGAATCATGCTTACTACATCAGAGACATGAACAACAATATTATTAGGCCTCCAAATTCTTTTTCAAAtgctaattataataacattaatactcaCAATTTGGTTCAATACTCAAATCAAGGCACAAGTTTTTCGCAAGCCTCGAGTTCGGAGCTGGCTGGAGATAATAATATTCTACTCATGAATGAACCTCCGCAATTATTGGATAGTCCAGCAAGCCTTTCGACAAGAGCTGATTTCCAGCACAATGCCAATGAAGAATATTGCGAAGATCGGGATCAGACGAGTAATAACCtatacaataacaacaacattgaTTGGAAGAACTTGGACAACTTACTAAACGATACGACGACGTTTGCATTTACCAACAGCAATAACTTTCCTTCAATCCCTCATCATCAAAGCTATGAGCATGAAGAAGTCAACGAAGGTCAAAGTAGCAAGTTCCTTGATTACTTCGTGGATCATCACTTGTGA
- the LOC139882583 gene encoding uncharacterized protein yields the protein MGSSKTKKKKYADDSPTTESSSPSPSSSDDDDSSDRRHHSHRKDRRRREKEKRREREEKRRKRKERERKKKREKMVKRKRDYDSDDGSGSGSGSELEAASRKIDPKTVLSDMLKEFPSAANDLKQLLQMIDDGQAVDIKGISEKSLNRHLKKLFRSLNLKEKGDRVFLIRSNAPPTLDVVGTLIQNHVGPTEQNIDHSSPVNIQDSILPEAQHGEAVPDNNVSAPGPEDESSAPKRRVVGPEMPSAELLAAAAKLTEAQAELREADMEEDTALFIGPPPPALVAEAESANEAERFEEVTRIMGAEPDSPYDILGVNPKMTSNNVKKRYWKLSLWVHPDKCSHPQANQAFIKLNKAFKDLQDPEKRKALDDKIKLQEEQEAFKVELKAMREAAQWRKLQGISMEGDEELLAELEVKAPPTRDEWMTTLPPERKAGGMPTHSTSFSKNAKEGRGDTSAWTDTPMDRAQKAKMNYLEAYNEATALASNEKDKKMSNADAALVDEYNKARRSKSLVMKHQEEAAASASRPKKKKSKQNVQQEQGKIKEKDEWAGNHPWKPWDREKDLTAGRQKVKLDTENMAQGLTSRFNSGNFQRNFL from the exons ATGGGAAGCAGCaaaacgaagaagaagaaatacGCAGATGactccccaactactgaatcttcATCACCATCTCCTTCCTCCTCTGATGATGATGATTCCTCCGATCGGCGACACCACTCCCATCGTAAGGACCGTCGGAGGAGAGAAAAGGAGAAACGTAGAGAGCGAGAGGAAAAGAGGAGGAAGAGGAAAGAAAGAGAAAGGAAGAAGAAGAGAGAAAAAATGGTGAAGAGAAAGAGAGATTATGATTCTGATGACGGGTCTGGGTCCGGTTCAGGGTCAGAGTTAGAGGCTGCTAGTAGGAAAATTGACCCTAAAACTGTTCTGAGCGATATGTTAAAGGAGTTTCCAAGTGCAGCTAACGATTTGAAGCAG CTTCTGCAAATGATCGATGATGGACAAGCTGTTGACATAAAGGGGATTTCAGAAAAATCTTTGAATAGGCATCTGAAGAAGCTTTTCCGCTCGTTAAATCTTAAAGAGAAAGGCGATAGAGTCTTTTTAATTCGCTCTAATGCTCCTCCAACTTTGGATGTTGTGGGAACCCTGATTCAAAATCATGTTGGTCCTACAGAGCAGAATATTGATCATTCTTCACCAGTGAATATTCAAGATTCTATACTGCCTGAAGCACAACATGGAGAAGCTGTTCCTGACAATAATGTGTCGGCCCCAGGCCCTGAAGATGAATCTTCTGCTCCTAAAAGAAG GGTGGTTGGCCCTGAAATGCCATCGGCTGAGTTACTTGCAGCAGCAGCAAAGTTAACAGAAGCTCAGGCTGAGCTCAG AGAGGCTGACATGGAGGAAGACACTGCACTATTTATAGGACCTCCACCCCCAGCTTTGGTTGCTGAAGCAGAATCTGCAAATGAGGCTGAGCGTTTTGAAGAG GTTACTAGAATCATGGGAGCTGAACCTGATTCTCCTTATGATATTCTAGGAGTGAACCCAAAGATGACTTCCAACAATGTAAAGAAAAG GTACTGGAAGCTCTCTCTTTGGGTGCACCCAGATAAATGTTCCCATCCTCAAGCCAACCAAGCATTTATTAAATTGAATAAAGCTTTTAAAGATTTGCAAGATCCAGAGAAG CGAAAAGCATTGGACGACAAAATTAAACTCCAGGAGGAGCAGGAGGCATTCAAG GTTGAGTTGAAAGCAATGCGTGAAGCTGCACAATGGAGAAAGTTGCAAG GTATATCAATGGAGGGTGACGAAGAACTCTTAGCAGAGTTGGAAGTTAAAGCGCCACCTACAAGGGATGAATGGATGACAACTTTACCTCCTGAAAGGAAG GCTGGTGGTATGCCGACACACTCAACATCATTTAGTAAGAATGCAAAAGAAGGTCGTGGCGATACAAGCGCTTGGACAGATACCCCAATGGACAGAGCTCAGAAAGCAAAGATGAA TTATCTAGAAGCATATAATGAGGCAACAGCACTTGCTTCAAACGAAAAGGACAAGAAGATGTCAAATGCAGATGCTGCTTTGGTTGATGAATATAATAAAGCAAGACGCTCGAAATCACTGGTTATGAAACATCAAGAGGAGGCTGCTGCTAGTGCTAGTCGGCCAAAGAAGAAAAAGTCGAAGCAGAATGTACAACAAGAACAAGGAAAGATAAAGGAGAAGGACGAATGGGCTGGAAACCATCCTTGGAAGCCTTGGGATCGTGAAAAGGACCTCACTGCTGGCAGGCAAAAAGTCAAATTGGATACTGAAAACATGGCTCAAGGTTTGACCTCGAGGTTCAATTCGGGCAACTTTCAGAGGAACTTCCTTTAA